CGACTCGCGCAACCTCACGAAAACCTTCAAAGGGTGACACATCGCCAATCTCGCTGTAGCCCTGGCCGAAATGAAAAACCTGGTGGGTGAAGCGCAGGTAGTAACCGAAAAATTTAAGCGCGGCCAGCCCGGTCATCATGCCGAGAAACGGTGGCAGGTGCAGGTAGGCATGAAAGAGTACGGCAGTGAGTATGGTGCAGGCGAACAGGAACATTATCCGTCGCGCGCCGATTTTCATACGCGTGTCGTCGTGTTCGAGCTGCGGAATATCATTCTTGACGGCAAAAGACATGAACACCGCCGGGACGAGAAAATTGACGACACTCGGTAGCAGCAGGCGGAAGAACTCGTATATCTGCAAGCTGCCGTGCTGCCAGACCATCAGCGTAGTGATATCGCCAAACGGACTGAAAGCACCGCCGGCATTAGCGGCGACTACGATATTGACGCAGGCCACGCTGACAAAACGCGGGTTATCCTGGCCGATTGCCATTACCACCGCGCACATGACCAGTGATGTAGTGAGATTGTCGATGACCGGCGACAGGAAGAAACTGAGGATGCCGGTAATCCAGAACATCGTGCGCAACGTGAACGAGCGCCGTACCAGCCAGGCGCGCAGTGTCTTGAATACATGACGCTCGGTCAGTGCATTGACGTAAGTCATCGCAGCGAGCAGGAAGAGCATTAGTTGGGCAAATTCGACCAGGCTGTCAAAAACAGCCTCGCCGGGGAGATGAGCCTGCTCGGTACCTGAGTATTGCCAGGCGATGAGCGCCCAGATCAGGCCGGCAGCCAGCATGACCGGCTTCGACTTACGCAGGTGAACGACATCTTCCATGATCACCAGCAGGTAGGCGATCACGAACAGTAATGTCGCGAGGGTACCGCTCCAGTGAGCAGTCAGGTCCAACATGAAGCCAGTCTACCTGTTTAGGTGAATTTCAGGGACAGTTCACTGAATTGACCCTGCCCGGTGCAATTCAGTGAACTGTCCCTGGAACTCGAACTGGTCCTGGCGGGTGCAATTCAGTGAACTGTCCCTGGAACCGTGATCTTACTGTCTTGCCGCGAGCCTGCTGCGCAGCGCAAACGGCAGCCACGCCAGCAAGCAGATCAACAGCGTGAGAACTGCCAGCCCGGCGATGTACCAGGGCCACGGGCCGAGGAAATCGATCGGCGAGGCCTGGGCAGGTTTACGCGCGAGGTACAGGTAGTTGGCGCCAAGCAGCTGGTTTACCGGGAAGATGATGGCCGCATAAAGCACCAGCGCGGCGAAAGCCTTGCCGATTGATTGCAGGCGGGGAGCAAAGCCGTAGACAAGAGTGGCGTAGAAAATCGCCATCAGTTCCAGCCCGTGACCGGTGAAGAATACGATAAAAAGCGGGTGTGGAAAGCTGTAGGGGATGTCGGGGGTGAGCATTGCCGCAGTAAGCCCGCCAATACCCCAAAAGTAGACGATTTCGTAAAGCCGGTAACTGCGAAGCCAAAGCATGATGATGCCCAGCACCAGTACCGCGCCACACAAGTGCAGCGGCAAATGCTGGATCAGTGGCTGGTCATAAACACCCGAGCGCAGTGCGATGCGAATGCCTTCGTGCACGACAAGCAGCGCTGCCAGCCCACGGCCTAGAGTGAGTTTTTGCGCTTCATTCAGCTGATTGCGCAACAGCAGCGGAACGATAACGGCGCTGGCGATGGCGACACCGGCGGTTGCCAGGTGGCCGGTACCGAATGTCACAAACGCGTTCATCCCGCCATGATAGCGCTGTCTGCCCCCGCGCAATGCCAACGATTCCAGCAAGAGCGGTCTCGTGGGAGCGGCTTCCAGCCGCGAACAGCCCCGCGCAATCCGAAACCCGCCCGCAGGAGCGGCTTCAGCCGCAAACAATCCCGCGCAATCCAAAACCCGCCCGCAGGAGCGGCTTCAGCCGCAAACAACCCCGCGAATCGTTCAGAACCTCATGTAGGAGCGGCTTCCAGCCGCGAACAGCCCCGCGCAATGCCAACGATTCCAGCAAGAGCGATCTCGTTTCCAGCAAGAGCGGTCTCGTGGGAGCGGCTTCCAGCCGCGAACAGGCCCGCGATAATCTCTCGTGTGATCGGTTCAGCCGCGACCGCCAATCTTCCATGCTGTCACCTGTTGGCGTGGCGCTCGGCCCATTCAACCTCGACGATGACTTCATTGCGGCGCAGGAACCACGGCGTGGCCGGACCGTTATAACGGGCCAGCATCGGCTCGCCGTCTGTCCGGATGTTGTTCTGCTGCAGCGATTTGAGCAATGCCTGCTCGTTTTGGGTGTAATTTTTCTCGGTCCATAGCCCACTGTAGCGTTTTACTGCGACCGTGCGTGGTTCTGTTTTATGAATACGGATACGCGGATCATTGGGAACAGGTAGTGTTTCGAGGCTGTATTTCTGCTCCATGACGAAGGCATACCTGTAGCGTTGCTCGCCCGCGGGTTCAGAAAGCACCGGAGCAGTCATTGCCATCCTGGTGCCGCTTTCGGCGGGCCGCGTCTCGACCGGCGTTGTCATTTCCATTTTCTCGGCAGACTGGTTGTTGCCAAAAATATATCCCGCCAGGATCCTGAAAGCAGATCCGCCGGAGTCGCGCAAACCGCCGTCGACATCAACCTCGGCAACAATGTACGGCTCGTAGTGACGTATTTCGTACTCGTCGGTCTGCATGAGGACTTCATAGTCCGGCTCTTCATTAGCCATAGCACTTGCTCCACTGACCAGAACAATCGCAGCAATCAGGACTTGAATTAAAAATCGCATAGGGTGATAACCTCCAGCCCCGAACGATAACAGTGCCGCGAGCGGGACAGGTTTCAGAACGGTATTAAGGTGTTTCCAGGTGTATCGCTGCCCCGCAAACCCAGCCTGCAGGAGCGGCTTCATCCATAATTTGTCTCGCGAGCAGAGCAAACCCCCGTGTAGGAGCGGCTTCAGCCGCGAACAATCCCGCGACAATCTCCCGTGGGAGCGGCTTCAGCCGCGAAGAAATTCCCGAAGCACCCAACGACACGTGCGCAGGTCCGTGGTGCGTTAGACTTTCCCTGAGCCCACATGACCCGGATCAATGACGACTGATGCAAATCCCGCCAACCCAGCCGGGCTGGCAATCTGGAACCTTGGTTTCCGGCCGTTCTTTCTCGGTGCGGGACTGTTCGCAGCGGTTGGTATGGCGTTGTGGCTGGTCGTCTACGGCATAGGTGTGCCGCTGTACCCGCCGGGGGTCGCCCTGACTCAATGGCATGCCCATGAAATGCTGTTTGGTTACACGCTCGCGGTGATCGCAGGGTTTCTGCTGACGGCCGTGAAGAACTGGACTGGTCTGCAGACGCCGCACCGCGCTCCGCTCGCTGGCCTGTTCGTGCTGTGGCTGGTTGCCCGTGTTGCCAACCACAGCGGTGCCGCAATGCTGGCGATCGGGACGGCAGCGGACCTGTTGTTCAATGGGCTGCTGATTGTTGCCATTACATTGCCAGTGGCTCGATCTGGCCAATGGAAGCAGATGGCGGTGGTCGGCAAGCTCATTCTGCTGGCGCTGCTCAATGTGCTGTTTTATCTCGATGCCTGGGACCAGTTCGACCGCGGCGCGTTTTTTGCCGTGTACGGTGCCTTCTACACGGTGCTTGCGCTGATCCTGATGATGATGCGGCGGCTTATACCGTTTTTTGTCGAGCGCGGTGTTGATGTAAAACTGAAAAATTCGAAATTTCTCGACCTGGCCAGCCTGGTGCTGTTTGTCGAGTTGATGATCAGCGAGCTGTTTGGCATTTGGGTCGGACCGACGTTGTGGGTTGCTGCGGCGCTGTTTGTGATTCACCTGGTGCGACTGGTGATGTGGTATACGCCGCGTATCTGGAGGCGGCCACTGCTGTGGAGTTTGTACCTGGCCTACGCAATGATCGTCGCCGGCTTTGCGTTGTTTGCACTTACGCCGTGGCTGGGGGTGCCGAAGCTGCTGGCACTGCATGCGTTCGCAGTTGGTGGCATGGGGATAGTAACGCTTGGCATGATGTCGCGTGTTTCGCTCGGGCATACCGGTCGCGACCTCCATGAGCCGCCGTTGCTGGTTGCCATCGGTTGTGTACTTGTTGCTGGCGCCGCGCTGGTACGCGTTATCGGGCCGCTGGTCGATGCGGCGCATTACACGGTGTGGGTTGATGTATCCGGCGGGCTCTGGATCCTGGGGTTTGCCGGATTTGCGGCGGCCTATGCACCGATACTGCTGCGTCCGCGCGTTGATGGGCGGTATGGGTGACCGCTGCTGCAGCACACTCCTGAGGGGGCGCCTTCCAGGCGCGATAGAGCAGGCGACAATTTGAGCCCCGAAGAATCGCGGCAAGATGCCGCTCCCACGGCAGGGTTGCTGGCACGGCAGGATTATTGCGGGCGGGTCTGGCCGCTGCCGGCGACGAAATATTTGTAGCTGGTCAGCTGTTCGGCACCGACCGGGCCGCGGGCGTGGATACGGCCGGTGGCGATGCCAATCTCGGCGCCCATGCCAAACTCACCACCGTCGGCAAACTGCGTTGATGCGTTGTGCAGCAGGATGGCGCTGTCCAGATCAGAGCGGAATCGCTGCACCGCCTGTGCGTCGCTGGCGATGATTGCTTCGGTATGACCGGAGCCGTGCTGCTCGATGTGGCCGATGGCTTCATCAACACCGGCTACCGTTTTTATTGCGAGTATTGCGTCGAGATATTCGGTGTCCCAGTCGGCTTCCTGCGCCGGCTTTGCCCGGCTGTCCAGCTCACAGATTGCGGCGTCGCCGCGCAGTTCGCAGCCGGCGTCGACTAAAGCGTCTGCGATCAATTGCCAATGAGTCGCCAGGCAGCTGCGATCGATAAGCAACGTCTCGGCCGCGCCGCAAATACCGGTGCGACGCATCTTGGCATTGAGAACGACGTCGCGCGCCATCGCCGGGTCGGCGGATGCGTGCACGTAAACGTGGCACAGGCCTTCGAGATGACCGATCACCGGTACGCGGGCATCGGCCTGCACCCGCGCGATGAGGTTTTTGCCGCCGCGCGGGACAATGACGTCGACGTATTCCTGCATGCCCGACAGCAGCACGCCGACGGCGTCGCGATCGGTGGTCGGTATCATCTGTACCGCCGCGGCGGGCAGTCCGGCTGCTTCCAGGCCGGCCGTCATACAGGCATGAATCGCCGTACTTGAATGAAAACTCTCCGAGCCGCCGCGCAGGATCACCGCGTTGCCGGATTTCAGGCACAACGCAGCCGCATCGGCGGTAACGTTGGGCCGGCTCTCGTAGATAATGCCGATGACGCCGAGCGGCACGCGCACCCGCTGTATGACTAAACCGTTTGGCCGTTCCCATTCGGCGATCACCGTGCCAACCGGGTCGGGCAGCTGCTCGATCTGTTCGATGCTGCGCGCCATTCCGTCGACGCGTTGTTCGTCGAGCATCAGGCGATCGAGCATGGCGCCGGAAAGCCCCTTGTTGCGCGCCGCGGCCATGTCCTGTTCGTTGGCGGCCAGTATCTGGCCGCACGCCTCACGGATGGCCGCCGCCGCTGCCGTCAGTGCCTCATTCTTTTGATTGGTGGAGGCACGGGCCAGTTCGCGCGCCGCGCCGCGGGCCTTCCGGCCAAGCGCCTGCATCATCTCGCCAATATCAGTTTTGAACTGCGGGCTGGTCATGGGGGGTTAGTCGTTCAATACCAGGTTGTCGCGGTGAATCACTTCGTCGCGCTCACTGTAACCCAGGATACGCTGGGTTTCTGCGCTGCGCCGACCCTTTATCCGCTGCACTTCGTCGCTGCCGTATGCGACCAGGCCGCGGCCTATGTCGCGACCGGTGTCGTCCTGAATAATCACCGCATCGCCGCGCTGGAATGTTCCGTCGACGGCAACGATGCCGACCGGCAGCAGGCTCTTGCCGTTGGTCAGTGAGCGCACGGCGCCGGCATCGATAGTCAGCGCACCGTGTGGTTTGAGTACGCCGGCGATCCAGCGCTTGCGAGCGATGCTGGGTGTGGTCGCAGGGATGAACCAGGTGCAGGCGCTGTCGTTCTCGACAGCGCTTAATGGTTTTGATCGGTGGCCGTTAGCAATTACCGTGGCGCAGCCGGCCGGCATGCAGATCTTCGCCGCCGCCAGCTTGGTGATCATGCCGCCGCTGCCGTACTCGGTGCGGCTGGTGCCGGCCCGTGCTTCGATGTCTGCGCTTATCTCATGGACAACCGGTATCAGTTTCGCGTTTTCATCTACGGAGGGATCTGATTCGTACAGCCCGTCGACATCTGACAGCAGCACCAGGCAATCGGCGCTGCACATCGCGGCCACGCGCGCTGCGAGGCGATCATTGTCGCCGTAACGAATTTCCTCAGTGGCGACGGTGTCGTTCTCATTAATAATTGGCACGACGCTACCGGCAAGCAGTGTTTCCAGCGTGCTGCGCGCGTTGAGATATCGGCGCCGGTTTTCGGTATCGCCCAGGGTCAGCAACAGCTGCGCGGCTTTGATATCGTGCAGCCCCAGCAGTTCCTGGTAAGCGTGTGCAAGCAGGATCTGGCCGGATGCTGCTGCTGCCTGCTGCTGGTTCAGTTTGTTCTGTTCTTTGCCGAAGCCGAGGTATTTGCGTCCCAGCGCGATGGCGCCGGATGACACCACGACGATCTGCTGGCCGCGCCCGACCATTCGCGCTATTTCGCCGGCCAGCGACCTGAGCCATGCACGATTGAGGGCGCCGCTGTCGAAGTCGACCAGCAGGGATGAGCCCACCTTGATGACGACTCGGTTTGCGTCGGTGAGCTGCGGCAGATCGTCTTGTGTTTTTTGCATCATTCGCATTCGCGGCTGAAGCCGCTCCTACAAGGTCGCTCCAGCGAGGTATTGTCGCAGGTAGTCGCGGCTGGTCACTCTCGCACATCCATGTGCTCCGCGACACTTGGACGTCCTGTCCGTCGAAGCCGCTCCTGCAAGGGTAGCCCGCATTACGCGGGATTGTTCGCAGCTGAAGCCGCTCTTGCAAGGTCGTTGCAGCGAGGTATTGTCGCAGGTAGTCGCGGCTGAAGCCGCTCCCACGGAGCCGCTCCTACGAGCGGTGGCCCGCATTACGCGGGATTGTTCGCGGGATTAGCCGCGAATGTCCATTCCTGCGGAATGGGTTGCGCCCACAGCGATTCGGCCCGGCTTGATAAAAGGCGCGGCGCGGTCGAGGCCCGCGGCCAGGTCGGCGACGAGGTCATCGGCAGATTCGATGCCGATCGACAGCCGCACCAGGCTCTGTGTAATTCCCGCCGTGGCCTGTTCCTCCGGGCTCATCGCCGCGTGCGTCATGGTCGCCGGATGCGCTACGAGGCTTTCGACGCCGCCGAGTGATTCAGCCAGGAAAAAATGCTCGAGTCCGTCGAGGAAGGCGCGTACTGCATTGTCGCCGCCATCCAGCTCCAGGCTGATCATGGCGCCGAAGCCGCGCTGCTGCGTGCGCGCCAGCTGGTGGCCGGGATGATCGGGCAGGCCGGGGTAATAGACTTCTCTCACCCGCGGGTCTTCGGCCAGGAAACCGGCAATGCGCAACGCGTTTTCTTCGTGTGCCCGCGCGCGTACGCACAGCGTGCGCAGCCCGCGCAGGGTGAGAAAGCTGTCGAATGGTGCCCCGGTAACGCCGATACAGTTACCCCACCAGGCGATCTCTTCAGCCAGCGCCGCATCGCGCGCGATGACGGCGCCCCCGACGACATCGCTGTGGCCGTTGAGATACTTGGTGGTCGAGTGCAACACGACATCGGCGCCCAGCTCGATCGGCCGCTGCCATGCCGGTGACAGGAAAGTATTGTCGGCAACCAGCAGCGCTTCATGCCGGCGGCACAGCTGTGCCACGGCGGCAACATCGGTAATTCGCAGTAGCGGGTTACTTGGCGTCTCTACCAGCACCATCTTCGGCCGCTGCGCGAACAGCAACGACAGGTTGGCGGTATCTGTGAGGTCGGCAAACAGCACCCGGAACTGGCCGCGCCGCTGCAACGCCGACAGCAGGCGATGGGTGCCGCCGTAGCAGTCATGCGGTGCAATCAGCAGGTCGTCTTTTTCCAGCAGCTGGCAAACCAGTGTTATGGCTGCCATGCCGGAGCTGGTGATGGTCGCGTTCGCGCCGCCTTCCAGTTCCGCCAGAACCTGTGCCAGCGTGTCACGGGTCGGGTTGCCGGAGCGCGTGTAGTCGTAGTCACGCTTGTTGTTGAACCCGTCAAACGTGAATGTTGACGACAGGTGCAGCGGCGGTACCACGGCGCCGTGAGCCGTATCACTGCCCAGCCCGCTGCGCGCCGCCACCGTCTCTGTACATCGATCGCTTTTGTCTGCCATAGCTTTGTCCTCGTTATCTGTTGTATTCCGTCGACCTGCTACGGGTATCAGGCCGCAGCCGCCAGTGCCTGTTCGATATCAGCGATGATGTCGTCGCTGTTCTCGATGCCAATCGACAGGCGCACCATGTCGTCAGTTACGCCGGCAGCTTCCAGCTCCGACTCGCCCAGCTGGCGGTGTGTGGTAGTCGCCGGGTGGCAGGCCAGCGACTTGGCATCACCGATATTGACCAGCCGGGTAATCAGCTGCAGCGCGTCGATAAATTTCGCTCCGGCTTCGCGACCGCCACTGATGCCGAAAGTGAGAATGGCGGCAGGGCGCCCATCGACATACTTCTGCGCCAGTTCGTAATAACGGTCGCCCGGCAGGCCGGCGTAGTTGACCCATTTCACCTGTTGCTGGCCTTCCAGGTACTTCGCAACGGCCAGTGCGTTTTCCGTATGGCGCTCCATGCGCAGCGGCAGGGTCTCGATACCCTGCATGATCAGGAATGCGTTGAACGGTGACAGCGCGGCGCCCATGTTGCGCAACGGCACCACGCGGGCGCGACCGATAAAGGCTGCCTCGCCCAGCGCCTCGGTG
This sequence is a window from Gammaproteobacteria bacterium. Protein-coding genes within it:
- the nhaD gene encoding sodium:proton antiporter NhaD, producing MLDLTAHWSGTLATLLFVIAYLLVIMEDVVHLRKSKPVMLAAGLIWALIAWQYSGTEQAHLPGEAVFDSLVEFAQLMLFLLAAMTYVNALTERHVFKTLRAWLVRRSFTLRTMFWITGILSFFLSPVIDNLTTSLVMCAVVMAIGQDNPRFVSVACVNIVVAANAGGAFSPFGDITTLMVWQHGSLQIYEFFRLLLPSVVNFLVPAVFMSFAVKNDIPQLEHDDTRMKIGARRIMFLFACTILTAVLFHAYLHLPPFLGMMTGLAALKFFGYYLRFTHQVFHFGQGYSEIGDVSPFEGFREVARVEWETLLFFFGVIMCVGGLGFIGYLDQLSAYMYGDLGPTTANVAVGIISAVIDNIPVMVAVLEMNPAMGIDQWLLVTLTAGVGGSLLSIGSAAGIALMGQSRGQYNFFSHLRWTPVIALGYGLSIWLHLVLTRSL
- a CDS encoding TIGR02206 family membrane protein → MRGGRQRYHGGMNAFVTFGTGHLATAGVAIASAVIVPLLLRNQLNEAQKLTLGRGLAALLVVHEGIRIALRSGVYDQPLIQHLPLHLCGAVLVLGIIMLWLRSYRLYEIVYFWGIGGLTAAMLTPDIPYSFPHPLFIVFFTGHGLELMAIFYATLVYGFAPRLQSIGKAFAALVLYAAIIFPVNQLLGANYLYLARKPAQASPIDFLGPWPWYIAGLAVLTLLICLLAWLPFALRSRLAARQ
- a CDS encoding heme-binding protein, with translation MANEEPDYEVLMQTDEYEIRHYEPYIVAEVDVDGGLRDSGGSAFRILAGYIFGNNQSAEKMEMTTPVETRPAESGTRMAMTAPVLSEPAGEQRYRYAFVMEQKYSLETLPVPNDPRIRIHKTEPRTVAVKRYSGLWTEKNYTQNEQALLKSLQQNNIRTDGEPMLARYNGPATPWFLRRNEVIVEVEWAERHANR
- a CDS encoding NnrS family protein; translation: MTTDANPANPAGLAIWNLGFRPFFLGAGLFAAVGMALWLVVYGIGVPLYPPGVALTQWHAHEMLFGYTLAVIAGFLLTAVKNWTGLQTPHRAPLAGLFVLWLVARVANHSGAAMLAIGTAADLLFNGLLIVAITLPVARSGQWKQMAVVGKLILLALLNVLFYLDAWDQFDRGAFFAVYGAFYTVLALILMMMRRLIPFFVERGVDVKLKNSKFLDLASLVLFVELMISELFGIWVGPTLWVAAALFVIHLVRLVMWYTPRIWRRPLLWSLYLAYAMIVAGFALFALTPWLGVPKLLALHAFAVGGMGIVTLGMMSRVSLGHTGRDLHEPPLLVAIGCVLVAGAALVRVIGPLVDAAHYTVWVDVSGGLWILGFAGFAAAYAPILLRPRVDGRYG
- a CDS encoding glutamate-5-semialdehyde dehydrogenase, which gives rise to MTSPQFKTDIGEMMQALGRKARGAARELARASTNQKNEALTAAAAAIREACGQILAANEQDMAAARNKGLSGAMLDRLMLDEQRVDGMARSIEQIEQLPDPVGTVIAEWERPNGLVIQRVRVPLGVIGIIYESRPNVTADAAALCLKSGNAVILRGGSESFHSSTAIHACMTAGLEAAGLPAAAVQMIPTTDRDAVGVLLSGMQEYVDVIVPRGGKNLIARVQADARVPVIGHLEGLCHVYVHASADPAMARDVVLNAKMRRTGICGAAETLLIDRSCLATHWQLIADALVDAGCELRGDAAICELDSRAKPAQEADWDTEYLDAILAIKTVAGVDEAIGHIEQHGSGHTEAIIASDAQAVQRFRSDLDSAILLHNASTQFADGGEFGMGAEIGIATGRIHARGPVGAEQLTSYKYFVAGSGQTRPQ
- a CDS encoding glutamate 5-kinase, coding for MQKTQDDLPQLTDANRVVIKVGSSLLVDFDSGALNRAWLRSLAGEIARMVGRGQQIVVVSSGAIALGRKYLGFGKEQNKLNQQQAAAASGQILLAHAYQELLGLHDIKAAQLLLTLGDTENRRRYLNARSTLETLLAGSVVPIINENDTVATEEIRYGDNDRLAARVAAMCSADCLVLLSDVDGLYESDPSVDENAKLIPVVHEISADIEARAGTSRTEYGSGGMITKLAAAKICMPAGCATVIANGHRSKPLSAVENDSACTWFIPATTPSIARKRWIAGVLKPHGALTIDAGAVRSLTNGKSLLPVGIVAVDGTFQRGDAVIIQDDTGRDIGRGLVAYGSDEVQRIKGRRSAETQRILGYSERDEVIHRDNLVLND
- the metB gene encoding cystathionine gamma-synthase, with protein sequence MADKSDRCTETVAARSGLGSDTAHGAVVPPLHLSSTFTFDGFNNKRDYDYTRSGNPTRDTLAQVLAELEGGANATITSSGMAAITLVCQLLEKDDLLIAPHDCYGGTHRLLSALQRRGQFRVLFADLTDTANLSLLFAQRPKMVLVETPSNPLLRITDVAAVAQLCRRHEALLVADNTFLSPAWQRPIELGADVVLHSTTKYLNGHSDVVGGAVIARDAALAEEIAWWGNCIGVTGAPFDSFLTLRGLRTLCVRARAHEENALRIAGFLAEDPRVREVYYPGLPDHPGHQLARTQQRGFGAMISLELDGGDNAVRAFLDGLEHFFLAESLGGVESLVAHPATMTHAAMSPEEQATAGITQSLVRLSIGIESADDLVADLAAGLDRAAPFIKPGRIAVGATHSAGMDIRG